In uncultured Draconibacterium sp., a genomic segment contains:
- a CDS encoding 4'-phosphopantetheinyl transferase superfamily protein, producing the protein MPLIEKIANQNGTIGVWELKETADDLLKSCHLNSADTARLETFKAEKRRKEFLATRLLLQKLLPESQEVIDRDEFGKPSLKDSGLNISITHSADLAAIILSEKNIGIDIEQLHRNIDKIVTRFASPKEIEFIEKSNDPQLVKILLWSAKEAIFKCCGVQGVQFNRQIAITPFDYNLHSCFSGALQHPDNEAAYDLFFRMIKNNIMVYCVQH; encoded by the coding sequence ATGCCGCTGATTGAAAAAATAGCAAACCAAAACGGCACAATCGGTGTATGGGAGTTAAAAGAAACAGCTGATGATTTATTAAAATCATGTCATTTAAACTCAGCCGATACCGCGCGTTTGGAAACTTTTAAAGCCGAAAAACGTCGAAAAGAATTTTTGGCGACTCGCCTGCTTCTTCAAAAGCTGTTACCCGAAAGTCAGGAAGTTATTGACCGCGATGAATTTGGCAAACCATCACTAAAGGATTCCGGTTTAAACATTAGTATCACGCACTCTGCTGATTTAGCAGCAATTATTCTGTCCGAAAAAAATATTGGAATCGACATTGAGCAATTGCATCGGAATATTGATAAAATAGTTACCCGTTTTGCAAGCCCTAAAGAAATAGAATTCATTGAAAAAAGTAACGATCCGCAATTGGTTAAAATATTGCTTTGGTCGGCAAAAGAAGCTATTTTTAAGTGTTGCGGAGTTCAGGGTGTTCAGTTTAACCGGCAAATTGCAATTACACCATTCGATTATAACCTGCATTCCTGTTTTTCAGGAGCTTTGCAGCATCCAGACAATGAGGCAGCTTATGATTTGTTTTTTCGCATGATCAAGAACAATATTATGGTTTATTGCGTTCAACACTAA
- the zwf gene encoding glucose-6-phosphate dehydrogenase yields the protein MKKVEDQILIIFGASGDLTKRKLIPALFELYKQKLLPKKFAVLGASRSSLSDDEFRNRADEFIPDDEKREEFKKLLFYQPVQNNEADDFIPLKERLDEISGSLEIEQNYVFYLSTPPSLYPLIPKMLCQNGLSKSENNFRRLIIEKPFGTNLKSAKTLNKQLLNYFEEEQIYRIDHYLGKETVQNMLVTRFSNGIFEPLWNRRYIERVEITSAESLGVEGRGGYYESSGALRDMLQNHLLQVAGFVAMEPPVVVEADAIRNETLKVFQSLRPIKENEVSRYVIRGQYTASTIGGKKVAGYREEPGVDKLSRTETFVALKFFIDNWRWAGVPFYIRTGKKLPTRVTEIVIHFRKVPHHLFGNATSDSNNQLIIRIQPDEGILLKFGMKTPGAGFKVQTVNMDFHYSDLADKKVPAAYERLLLDCMQGDATLYSRGDAVEAAWEFVQPIINAWETNPEIPIYGYPAGSWGPEESAKLIVNGDWRYPCKNLHNDGLYCEL from the coding sequence ATGAAGAAAGTAGAAGATCAAATTCTCATCATATTCGGGGCATCGGGCGACCTCACCAAACGTAAATTAATACCCGCACTTTTCGAACTCTACAAACAAAAGTTGTTACCCAAAAAGTTTGCAGTGCTTGGCGCTTCACGCTCATCACTTTCTGATGACGAATTCAGAAACCGGGCTGATGAATTTATTCCCGATGATGAAAAACGGGAGGAATTTAAAAAGCTATTGTTTTATCAACCCGTTCAGAATAACGAAGCCGATGATTTTATACCGTTAAAGGAGCGACTTGATGAGATTTCCGGCTCGCTGGAGATTGAACAGAATTATGTTTTCTACTTATCAACTCCCCCATCGTTGTACCCGTTAATTCCGAAAATGCTTTGCCAAAATGGCCTTTCAAAATCGGAGAATAATTTCAGACGGTTGATCATAGAAAAACCTTTTGGAACGAATTTAAAATCAGCGAAAACGCTAAACAAACAGCTACTTAATTATTTCGAGGAGGAACAAATCTACCGTATCGATCATTACCTAGGGAAAGAAACCGTACAAAACATGTTGGTTACCCGCTTTTCGAACGGAATTTTTGAGCCGCTTTGGAACCGGCGCTATATCGAGCGTGTGGAAATTACCTCAGCCGAAAGTTTAGGAGTGGAAGGCCGTGGCGGATATTACGAAAGCTCCGGAGCCTTGCGCGACATGTTGCAGAATCACTTGTTACAGGTAGCAGGTTTTGTGGCCATGGAACCTCCCGTTGTGGTAGAAGCCGACGCCATAAGAAATGAAACACTAAAAGTATTTCAGTCGTTACGACCGATTAAAGAAAATGAAGTGTCGCGTTACGTTATTCGCGGCCAGTATACCGCCTCAACAATTGGAGGCAAAAAAGTTGCCGGTTACCGCGAGGAGCCAGGCGTGGACAAGCTTTCGCGCACCGAAACATTTGTGGCGCTTAAATTCTTTATCGACAACTGGCGTTGGGCAGGCGTACCATTTTATATTCGAACCGGGAAAAAATTACCGACACGCGTAACTGAAATTGTTATCCATTTCAGAAAAGTACCTCATCATTTGTTTGGCAATGCCACTTCTGACAGTAACAACCAGCTCATTATCCGAATTCAGCCCGACGAAGGAATTCTGCTGAAATTTGGCATGAAAACACCGGGAGCCGGATTTAAAGTGCAAACGGTAAACATGGATTTCCATTACTCGGATCTGGCCGACAAAAAAGTTCCGGCAGCCTACGAACGCCTTCTGCTGGATTGTATGCAGGGAGATGCGACACTGTATTCGCGCGGCGATGCTGTAGAAGCTGCCTGGGAGTTTGTGCAACCTATAATTAACGCCTGGGAAACCAATCCTGAAATTCCAATTTATGGTTACCCTGCCGGAAGTTGGGGACCTGAAGAGTCCGCCAAACTGATTGTTAACGGAGATTGGCGTTACCCATGCAAAAATTTACACAACGACGGCTTATATTGTGAACTTTAA
- the pgl gene encoding 6-phosphogluconolactonase, producing METFTEVKIYSKPKDVYKAIAKAIIKMVQNSNQEVFDIALSGGNSPKGLFKKISKKYADRIPWERIHLWWGDERCVPPTDEQSNYKMTVDYLLSNITIPEENIHRVKGEDDPEQEALRYSQEMEQSLNSRGKDPVFDLIILGLGDDGHTASIFPDQLELFEDEQSCAVAVHPLTGQKRITITGNVLNNANQIFFLVTGSNKALRVAEIMNDNDAAQLLPAYYISPTNGTLTWFLDEEAAAQIQ from the coding sequence ATGGAAACCTTTACTGAAGTAAAAATCTATTCGAAACCGAAAGATGTTTACAAGGCCATCGCGAAAGCAATCATCAAAATGGTACAAAATTCGAATCAGGAAGTGTTCGATATTGCACTGTCCGGTGGAAATTCTCCAAAAGGACTTTTTAAAAAGATCAGTAAAAAATACGCCGACCGAATTCCCTGGGAACGCATTCATTTGTGGTGGGGCGACGAGCGCTGTGTTCCTCCAACCGACGAGCAAAGCAACTATAAAATGACGGTTGACTACCTGCTATCAAATATTACTATTCCCGAAGAAAACATCCATCGTGTAAAAGGCGAAGATGATCCTGAACAGGAAGCCCTGCGCTACTCGCAAGAGATGGAGCAAAGCCTTAATTCGCGAGGTAAAGATCCTGTTTTCGACCTGATCATTCTGGGGCTTGGCGACGATGGACACACAGCTTCAATTTTCCCCGACCAGCTGGAACTTTTTGAGGACGAACAAAGCTGTGCTGTTGCTGTTCATCCGCTAACCGGGCAAAAACGTATTACCATTACCGGAAATGTGCTGAATAATGCCAACCAGATATTTTTCCTGGTAACAGGATCGAATAAAGCCTTGCGGGTTGCAGAAATTATGAATGATAATGATGCCGCACAATTGTTACCGGCTTATTATATTTCGCCAACCAACGGTACATTAACCTGGTTTTTAGACGAAGAAGCCGCGGCACAAATTCAATAA
- a CDS encoding alpha/beta hydrolase: MKRIKRFLLIVILLAIITYLLGPKPPKPELNKDLPSLSASISNIETFVQRKEAAFSIKPDNESRIIWANDSIKERTDYCVLYLHGFSASWFEGHPAHERFAQHFGYNLYIPRLHDHGLVTEDPLIDMTPDGLYASAKEALMIARSLGRKVIIMSTSTGGTLGLKLAADFPEYVDGLIMYSPNIKVKNSSMALLSKPWGLQIGRKVIGGKYRISDDDPESEDCKYWNCKYRVEALVYLQQLLDATMTKETFNHVTVPVFLGYYYKDDEHQDQTVSVHAMLDMFDELGTLPSQKVKKAFPEAGDHVIACSLTSGSVEEVIAETIRFGEGVLGLSPTP, translated from the coding sequence ATGAAACGAATAAAACGCTTTTTACTGATTGTGATTCTTTTGGCGATAATTACCTATCTCCTTGGGCCAAAACCGCCAAAGCCTGAGTTAAATAAAGACCTGCCATCATTATCGGCAAGTATTTCAAACATAGAGACATTTGTGCAACGAAAAGAAGCAGCCTTTTCCATAAAACCTGATAACGAAAGCCGCATTATTTGGGCAAACGATTCGATAAAAGAACGCACTGATTACTGTGTTTTGTACCTGCACGGTTTCTCGGCATCGTGGTTCGAAGGGCATCCTGCACACGAGCGTTTTGCGCAACATTTTGGCTACAATTTGTATATTCCACGTTTGCACGATCATGGATTGGTTACCGAAGATCCTTTAATTGATATGACTCCTGACGGATTGTACGCTTCGGCCAAGGAAGCATTAATGATTGCCCGCAGCCTGGGGCGAAAAGTGATCATCATGAGCACTTCAACAGGAGGAACGCTGGGATTAAAACTGGCGGCAGATTTCCCTGAGTATGTTGACGGACTGATAATGTATTCGCCAAATATTAAGGTGAAAAACAGCTCGATGGCTTTATTGTCGAAACCATGGGGCCTGCAAATCGGGCGAAAGGTAATTGGCGGGAAATACCGTATTTCTGACGACGATCCGGAGTCGGAAGACTGTAAATACTGGAACTGCAAATACCGGGTGGAGGCGCTGGTTTATTTGCAGCAACTGCTGGATGCCACTATGACTAAAGAAACGTTTAACCACGTAACTGTGCCGGTATTTCTGGGCTACTATTACAAGGATGATGAACATCAGGATCAAACTGTAAGTGTTCATGCCATGCTTGATATGTTTGATGAACTGGGAACCTTACCCAGTCAGAAGGTGAAAAAAGCCTTTCCTGAAGCCGGTGATCACGTTATTGCATGCAGTCTTACTTCCGGTAGTGTGGAAGAGGTAATTGCCGAAACCATCCGTTTTGGAGAAGGGGTTTTAGGATTAAGCCCAACCCCTTAG
- the dinB gene encoding DNA polymerase IV, giving the protein MKNRKIIHVDMDAFFASVEQLDHPELRGKPIAVGGTSDRGVVAAASYEARKYGVRSAMSSKVAKRKCPNLIFVKHRFERYKEISAQIRSIFLEYTDLVEPLSLDEAYLDVTYAKKGLPSATLIAKEIRQRIFEETGLTASAGVSYNKFLAKVASDVKKPNGMFVVTPDKAKDFIDQLEIRKFFGIGKVTAKKLNDIGVWYGRDLKMIDRLELTRMFGKAGNYYYDICRGIDNREVQPSRERKSVGAENTFLQDLFLEDELNNELLIIAEKVWGRADRSGVKAKTVTLKFKYADFEQHTRSKTIEPYINTKERFITESLKLMKSEGGFVKGIRLLGLTLSNFLHEQEGEIGVQLVIEF; this is encoded by the coding sequence GTGAAAAACCGTAAAATAATACATGTTGATATGGATGCCTTTTTTGCGTCGGTTGAGCAATTGGATCATCCCGAACTGCGCGGAAAGCCTATTGCTGTTGGGGGGACAAGTGACAGAGGAGTTGTTGCCGCGGCCAGTTACGAAGCCCGGAAGTACGGTGTGCGTTCGGCTATGTCGTCGAAAGTGGCAAAACGAAAATGTCCGAACCTGATTTTTGTAAAACATCGTTTTGAGCGATACAAAGAGATTTCGGCACAAATCCGAAGCATATTTCTGGAGTATACTGATTTGGTTGAACCGTTGTCGCTCGATGAGGCTTATCTCGATGTTACCTACGCCAAAAAAGGTTTGCCTTCTGCAACATTGATTGCCAAAGAAATTCGTCAACGCATTTTTGAGGAAACCGGGTTAACCGCATCGGCAGGTGTTTCATACAACAAATTTCTGGCTAAGGTGGCTTCCGATGTTAAAAAACCCAACGGAATGTTTGTTGTGACTCCTGATAAGGCGAAGGATTTTATTGACCAGCTGGAGATCAGAAAGTTTTTTGGAATTGGAAAAGTAACCGCCAAAAAGTTAAATGATATTGGTGTGTGGTATGGCCGCGATCTGAAAATGATCGACAGACTGGAGCTCACCCGAATGTTTGGCAAAGCAGGCAATTACTACTACGATATTTGCCGGGGTATCGATAATCGCGAGGTGCAGCCATCGCGCGAAAGAAAGTCGGTTGGTGCAGAAAACACTTTTTTGCAGGATTTGTTTTTGGAGGATGAACTGAACAACGAATTATTGATAATTGCAGAGAAGGTTTGGGGTCGGGCCGACCGATCGGGGGTAAAAGCCAAAACGGTGACCTTAAAATTTAAATACGCCGATTTTGAGCAACACACCCGAAGTAAAACGATTGAGCCTTACATTAATACAAAAGAGCGGTTTATAACCGAAAGTCTGAAACTGATGAAATCGGAAGGTGGGTTTGTAAAAGGAATCCGTTTGCTGGGGCTAACACTCTCCAATTTTTTGCACGAGCAAGAGGGTGAAATTGGTGTTCAGCTGGTTATTGAATTTTGA
- a CDS encoding MarR family transcriptional regulator: METRDILIKIRKIVRSVDIESKKIQKEHGVSIPQVLCLNFLRESDNYQTTQGELRKFLNLNPSTVSGIINRLEKKGYLARLPKSGDKRVVNIALTSSGDDLLSAMPSLLHEQLSEKLLQLSEEEFDVVEAGLNTLVKILDIEKVEASPLITLESDLGEQI, encoded by the coding sequence ATGGAAACAAGAGACATTTTAATCAAAATCCGAAAAATAGTTCGCTCGGTAGACATCGAGTCAAAGAAAATTCAGAAAGAACACGGTGTAAGTATTCCGCAGGTTCTTTGTTTAAACTTTCTGCGCGAATCAGATAATTATCAAACTACGCAGGGCGAACTACGAAAATTTCTAAACCTGAATCCGAGTACAGTGAGCGGCATTATTAACCGCCTTGAGAAGAAAGGCTACCTTGCCCGTCTTCCCAAATCGGGTGATAAACGTGTTGTGAATATTGCACTTACCTCGTCGGGCGACGATCTGTTGAGCGCAATGCCATCGTTGTTGCACGAACAATTATCGGAAAAACTTTTGCAGCTTAGCGAAGAGGAATTCGATGTTGTTGAAGCCGGACTGAATACGCTGGTAAAAATTCTTGATATCGAAAAAGTTGAAGCTTCGCCATTAATCACTTTGGAGTCTGATTTGGGCGAACAAATTTAA
- a CDS encoding glycoside hydrolase family 15 protein: MDNLNYSIIGNCKSAALISDKGSIDWCCLPDFNSSSVFAKILDEKKGGSMEFLVDDSYEIKQTYIRTTNIVSTFFQNEDSCFEVVDFMPRYKTSEFGHFTPPDIIRYIKYKWGKPKFKVRYNPKVEYARFNTKTIAGEEYIKCYTTEGDYDSLYLYTDLNKEDILQENEITLTENAFILISYDQKLLNQTLERQYLKLQKTKVYWLEWANKLTSFKKYNNEIVRSALVLKLLSYDKSGAVLAAATTSLPETIGEERNWDYRFCWIRDASMVIKVMSSLGHLNTVKRFMKFIIDIIPDKDEKIQIMYGINREKVLEEETLDHLSGYKNSYPVRIGNAAYIQKQNDIYGILMDVIFQQFTEFKISLEDSESLWTIVRSIVKTVANNWTKPDKGIWEIRTDDRHFTFSKVLCWVAIDRAVKIARFIHKESYVEEWQPLADTIKEDIFTNAWNEEVGAFTQSYGSKDLDAATLLMQSYGFIDGKDERFVKTVLATERELCEDGLMYRYKNEDDFGLPSSSFTICTFWLINSLYAIGQRKRAKKLFDRLLTYSNHVGLFSEDIDFKTKRLLGNFPQAYSHLALIETAINFSKGETTEDEQILDAIH; the protein is encoded by the coding sequence ATGGATAATTTGAACTACTCGATAATCGGAAATTGCAAAAGTGCTGCGTTAATTTCCGACAAGGGATCGATTGACTGGTGTTGTTTACCCGATTTTAATTCGTCGTCAGTGTTTGCAAAAATACTCGACGAAAAAAAAGGTGGGAGCATGGAGTTCCTGGTAGACGACAGTTATGAGATTAAACAAACATACATCAGAACAACAAATATTGTTTCTACATTTTTTCAGAATGAAGATTCGTGTTTTGAGGTTGTTGATTTTATGCCACGCTATAAAACAAGCGAGTTCGGACATTTTACCCCACCGGATATTATTCGATATATAAAATACAAATGGGGGAAACCTAAATTTAAGGTGAGGTATAACCCAAAAGTGGAATACGCCCGTTTTAATACAAAAACGATAGCCGGGGAAGAGTATATTAAGTGTTACACCACCGAAGGAGATTACGACTCGTTGTACCTGTATACCGACCTCAATAAAGAAGATATTTTGCAGGAAAACGAAATTACCTTAACCGAAAATGCGTTTATCCTTATTTCATACGATCAGAAATTGCTGAATCAAACGCTGGAACGGCAATACCTGAAACTTCAGAAAACAAAGGTGTATTGGCTGGAATGGGCCAACAAATTAACTTCGTTTAAGAAATATAACAACGAAATTGTTAGAAGTGCGCTTGTTCTCAAGCTGTTGAGTTACGATAAATCGGGAGCTGTTTTGGCGGCTGCCACAACGTCGTTGCCCGAAACAATTGGCGAAGAGCGAAACTGGGATTATCGTTTTTGCTGGATCCGCGATGCGTCGATGGTAATAAAGGTAATGTCGAGTCTGGGGCATTTAAATACCGTTAAGCGTTTTATGAAATTCATTATCGATATTATTCCCGATAAGGATGAAAAGATTCAGATCATGTACGGCATAAATCGCGAGAAAGTGCTTGAAGAGGAGACTTTGGATCATTTAAGCGGGTATAAAAATTCGTATCCTGTTCGTATCGGAAATGCGGCTTACATTCAAAAACAGAATGACATTTACGGAATTCTGATGGATGTGATTTTCCAGCAGTTTACCGAGTTTAAGATTTCGCTTGAGGACAGTGAGTCGTTGTGGACAATCGTACGCAGTATCGTGAAAACGGTAGCTAATAACTGGACAAAACCGGATAAGGGAATTTGGGAGATTCGAACCGATGACCGGCACTTTACTTTCTCGAAGGTTCTTTGTTGGGTAGCAATCGACAGAGCTGTTAAAATTGCCCGGTTTATTCACAAAGAAAGTTATGTGGAGGAGTGGCAACCACTCGCCGACACCATAAAAGAAGATATTTTTACAAATGCATGGAACGAAGAAGTTGGCGCATTTACACAGTCGTACGGATCGAAAGATCTTGACGCGGCAACACTTCTGATGCAATCGTACGGTTTTATTGATGGTAAAGATGAGCGTTTTGTGAAAACGGTTTTAGCCACTGAAAGGGAGCTTTGCGAAGATGGATTAATGTACCGGTATAAAAACGAGGATGATTTTGGTTTGCCAAGCTCATCGTTTACGATTTGTACCTTTTGGCTCATCAATTCGTTATATGCCATTGGGCAGCGAAAAAGAGCCAAGAAATTATTCGATAGATTACTAACGTACAGCAACCACGTAGGGCTTTTTAGCGAGGATATCGATTTTAAAACCAAACGTTTACTCGGGAATTTCCCACAAGCGTATTCGCATTTGGCGTTAATCGAAACGGCTATAAACTTCTCGAAAGGGGAGACCACCGAGGATGAGCAGATCCTGGATGCGATACATTAA
- a CDS encoding bifunctional alpha,alpha-trehalose-phosphate synthase (UDP-forming)/trehalose-phosphatase, whose protein sequence is MSRLIIASNRLPVMINRSADGMTITPSAGGLATGLKSYHKDSNSVWIGWPGLMPETKKEEKDVIGLLETEQCLPVFLNEELITNYYDGFSNATLWPLFHYFAEFTEFNESYWESYCKVNEMFADTIIENAEEGDVVWVHDYQLLLLPNILRERRPDLTIGFFLHIPFPSYELIRILPWREEIVNGLLGADLIGFHTYDYARHFISSVKRLLGHDVDFNQIKLENRHVMIDVFPMGIDYDKFESHAQEVQSKPIQDRSKEHQDIDRFLLSMPNRKLILSIDRLDYTKGIPQRLNAFREFLVKHPDYRERVSLIMLTVPSRTDVEQYQNLKNEIDVLVGNINGEFGTLNWNPVIYFYRSVPFHNLIELYSSADVALLTPLRDGMNLVAKEYIASKVNKKGVLILSEMAGASKELGEAISVNPNNIPDTADAIYRALTKPDKEMEKAITAMQQRIKRYDIHKWASEFMKALHKTIEKRSEHHARKITAQLKNKIFADYNDKQSKVLFLDYDGTLQRFFANPQAAKPDEDLYKLLDKLAAEKNTTLTLVSGRDRETFDRWFGKRKYNLIAEHGAWLKEKGKGWVERKPVHTEWKESILPVLESYVDRTPGSLIEEKTYSLVWHYRKADIELGVLRALELVHDISNLIFNQDLEILEGKKVVEIKVSGINKGTAATDFLHANPADFVLAMGDDWTDEFLFKELPEEAHTIKVGTENSAAKYFVSNYKEVRSFLNDLVKS, encoded by the coding sequence ATGAGTAGATTAATAATTGCCTCGAACAGGTTACCTGTGATGATAAACAGAAGCGCAGACGGAATGACCATAACTCCCAGTGCAGGTGGTTTAGCAACAGGCTTAAAATCATATCACAAAGACAGCAACAGCGTATGGATAGGCTGGCCGGGCCTTATGCCCGAAACAAAAAAAGAAGAAAAGGATGTTATCGGTTTGCTGGAAACCGAACAATGCCTGCCTGTATTTTTAAACGAAGAACTAATTACCAATTATTACGACGGCTTTAGCAATGCAACGCTTTGGCCCTTGTTTCACTACTTTGCAGAGTTTACCGAGTTTAACGAATCGTATTGGGAGTCGTACTGCAAAGTGAACGAAATGTTTGCCGATACCATTATTGAAAATGCAGAAGAAGGCGACGTAGTTTGGGTACACGATTATCAATTATTGCTTTTGCCAAACATTCTTCGCGAAAGGCGCCCCGATTTAACCATCGGATTCTTTTTGCACATACCGTTTCCCTCGTACGAGTTAATACGTATATTGCCGTGGCGCGAGGAAATTGTAAATGGTTTACTGGGAGCCGATTTGATTGGTTTTCATACCTACGATTATGCCCGACACTTTATTAGTTCGGTGAAGCGTTTGTTAGGGCACGATGTTGATTTTAACCAGATAAAACTGGAAAACCGCCATGTAATGATCGACGTATTTCCGATGGGTATCGATTACGACAAGTTTGAATCGCATGCGCAGGAGGTACAAAGCAAACCTATTCAGGACCGATCGAAAGAACACCAGGATATTGATCGTTTCCTGTTAAGTATGCCAAACCGGAAATTGATTCTTTCCATCGATCGTTTGGATTATACCAAAGGTATTCCACAGCGTTTAAATGCTTTTCGCGAATTTTTGGTGAAACACCCCGATTACCGCGAAAGAGTTTCGTTGATTATGCTTACCGTTCCGTCGCGAACGGATGTGGAGCAGTACCAAAATCTGAAAAACGAGATTGATGTTTTGGTAGGTAATATTAACGGTGAATTTGGAACGCTGAACTGGAACCCGGTAATTTATTTCTATCGTTCGGTTCCGTTCCATAATCTGATTGAGTTGTACAGCTCGGCCGACGTGGCTTTACTAACACCGCTAAGAGACGGAATGAACCTGGTGGCTAAAGAGTATATTGCATCAAAAGTCAACAAAAAAGGTGTTCTTATTTTGAGTGAAATGGCAGGTGCATCGAAAGAGCTTGGAGAAGCCATTTCGGTGAACCCGAATAATATCCCCGATACGGCCGATGCAATTTACAGGGCACTCACCAAACCCGACAAAGAAATGGAGAAAGCCATAACGGCCATGCAACAGCGTATAAAACGTTACGATATTCATAAGTGGGCTTCGGAATTTATGAAAGCATTACATAAAACTATTGAAAAACGCTCGGAGCATCATGCCCGAAAAATTACAGCCCAATTAAAGAATAAGATCTTTGCGGATTATAATGATAAGCAGTCGAAAGTTTTGTTCCTGGATTACGATGGTACTTTACAACGTTTTTTTGCAAATCCGCAAGCGGCTAAACCCGATGAGGACTTGTATAAGTTGCTCGATAAACTGGCAGCCGAAAAGAATACGACGCTGACATTGGTAAGCGGGCGCGACAGAGAGACATTTGACCGCTGGTTTGGAAAAAGAAAATACAACTTAATTGCCGAACATGGAGCCTGGTTAAAAGAAAAAGGTAAAGGTTGGGTAGAACGTAAACCTGTTCATACCGAGTGGAAAGAGAGTATTTTACCGGTGCTTGAATCGTATGTCGATCGTACGCCTGGAAGTTTGATCGAAGAGAAAACCTATTCGCTGGTTTGGCACTACCGCAAAGCCGATATCGAATTAGGAGTGTTGCGTGCCCTGGAATTGGTGCACGATATTTCAAACCTGATCTTTAACCAGGATTTGGAAATACTGGAAGGGAAAAAGGTTGTTGAAATAAAAGTTTCGGGAATTAATAAGGGAACGGCAGCAACCGACTTTTTGCATGCTAATCCTGCTGATTTTGTGTTGGCAATGGGCGACGACTGGACCGATGAATTCCTATTCAAAGAGTTACCCGAAGAGGCACATACCATTAAAGTAGGTACCGAAAATTCGGCTGCAAAATATTTCGTAAGCAACTATAAGGAGGTACGAAGTTTTTTGAATGATCTTGTAAAATCATAG
- the ablA gene encoding lysine 2,3-aminomutase encodes MIYNNRQQTIAHKIETEAQLSKWKDWRWQLRHSIKSLEKFEELLGVKFDEDERENLKETFDKFPLSITPYYLSLINRKDFKNDPVFKQSFGQVEELITLKSELADPLSEDSDSPVEGITHRYPDRVLFHVSNICSMYCRHCTRKRKVGDIDYVPSKEQLQKGLDYIANTPHVRDVLLSGGDPFMLPDDKIDWLLSEITKIPHVEIVRIGTRMPVVLPYRITDKLVSILKKYQPLWINTHFNHPKEITASSKEALAKLADGGFPLGNQSVLLADVNDCPRIMKSLLHKLVENRVRPYYLYQCDLSEGLSHFRTPIGKGIEIMESLIGHTSGFARPTYVVDAPGGGGKIPVMPNYIISWSTNKVVLRNYEGVITTYKEPDSYEPKLCDRDCEKCNLDLKIEEGAEEDAIGIEKLLSDTDDAISLIPEDNERMIRREEDAG; translated from the coding sequence ATGATTTATAATAACAGACAGCAGACAATTGCACACAAAATTGAGACAGAAGCGCAACTTTCGAAATGGAAAGACTGGAGGTGGCAACTTCGGCACTCCATAAAAAGCCTGGAAAAGTTTGAAGAACTATTAGGCGTTAAATTTGATGAGGATGAACGGGAGAACCTAAAAGAAACATTCGACAAATTCCCCTTGTCTATCACACCTTATTACCTATCGCTAATTAACAGGAAAGATTTCAAAAACGATCCGGTTTTTAAACAATCGTTTGGACAGGTTGAAGAACTTATTACTTTAAAATCAGAGCTGGCAGACCCGCTCTCGGAGGACAGTGACAGCCCGGTTGAAGGAATAACGCATCGTTATCCCGACCGCGTACTATTTCATGTGAGTAATATTTGTTCGATGTATTGCCGCCACTGCACCCGCAAACGTAAAGTTGGCGATATCGACTATGTTCCATCCAAAGAGCAACTGCAAAAGGGGCTCGACTATATTGCCAACACCCCGCATGTACGCGATGTTTTGTTATCGGGAGGCGACCCGTTTATGTTGCCCGACGATAAAATCGACTGGCTTTTGTCGGAAATCACAAAAATACCACATGTTGAGATTGTAAGAATTGGTACACGAATGCCGGTGGTACTTCCTTACCGGATTACCGATAAGCTGGTTTCTATTTTAAAAAAGTACCAACCACTTTGGATCAATACTCATTTTAATCACCCCAAAGAAATTACGGCCTCATCAAAAGAAGCATTGGCAAAACTTGCCGACGGCGGATTTCCGCTGGGTAACCAGTCGGTGCTGTTAGCCGATGTAAACGACTGTCCACGGATTATGAAATCGCTGCTCCACAAGCTGGTAGAAAACCGGGTACGACCTTATTATCTCTATCAGTGCGATCTATCTGAAGGACTTTCACATTTCAGGACACCAATTGGTAAGGGTATTGAAATTATGGAGAGCCTTATCGGGCACACCAGTGGTTTTGCCCGCCCAACTTACGTGGTTGACGCACCCGGCGGCGGAGGTAAAATTCCGGTAATGCCCAATTATATTATTTCATGGTCGACCAACAAGGTGGTGTTGCGCAACTACGAAGGAGTAATAACAACCTATAAAGAACCCGACTCATACGAACCAAAATTGTGCGACCGGGACTGTGAGAAATGCAACCTCGACTTAAAAATTGAAGAGGGAGCAGAAGAAGATGCAATTGGAATTGAAAAATTATTATCGGATACCGACGATGCGATATCGTTGATACCCGAAGACAACGAACGAATGATAAGAAGGGAAGAAGATGCAGGATAA